In the genome of Cheilinus undulatus linkage group 6, ASM1832078v1, whole genome shotgun sequence, one region contains:
- the si:dkey-103j14.5 gene encoding isoaspartyl peptidase/L-asparaginase isoform X2, producing MAAVIVVHGGAWAIPDELAKASVDGVKAAACEGYSVLKRGGSALDAVETAVRALEDNTVFNAGHGAALNSDGEVELDAIIMDGRTLANGAVSSVKNIANPVTLARAVMEKTSHCMLTSQGANQFAETIGMVTVPTETMVTEYERKEWEKHKNYITGVMEDFNTQWAHDTVGAVAVDFTGSGGYADNLSGAVSCTGHGESIIKVTLARLILSHMEQGKSVADSSQLSLKYMGDRVQGAGGAIVVSPSGEWAATFTTERMAWAAVDQDDLWFGLDPNQRHKEQLSK from the exons ATGGCGGCAGTCATAGTCGTGCATGGTGGGGCGTGGGCCATTCCTGATGAACTGGCAAAAGCCTCTGTTGATGGAGTTAAGGCTGCAGCATGTGAAGGGTATTCAGTGCTGAAAAGAGGAGGAAGTGCACTGGATGCTGTTGAGACTGCTGTCAGGGCTCTGGAAGATAATACTGTGTTTAATGCAg GGCATGGAGCAGCGCTAAACTCTGATGGAGAAGTGGAGCTGGATGCTATTATCATGGATGGAAGAACCCTTGCTAATGGAGCTGTCTCGTCAGTGAAGAACATTGCCAATCCTGTCACACTGGCACGAGCAGTGATGGAAAAG actTCCCACTGCATGTTGACGAGCCAGGGAGCCAACCAATTTGCAGAAACCATTGGCATGGTGACAGTTCCCACTGAAACAATGGTGACTGAGTATGAGAGGAAAGAATGGGAGAAGCACAAGAATTATATAACAGGTGTAATGGAAGATTTCAACACACAGTG GGCCCATGATACTGTTGGAGCAGTTGCTGTTGACTTTACTG GTTCTGGAGGATATGCAGACAACCTCAGTGGTGCAGTTTCATGCACTGGCCATGGGGAGTCTATTATTAAAGTCACACTGGCCAGACTCATTCTATCACATATGGAACAAG GTAAATCAGTAGCAGACTCTTCACAGCTGTCTCTTAAATACATGGGGGATCGTGTGCAGGGTGCAGGAGGTGCCATTGTTGTTTCTCCCTCAGGAGAGTGGGCAGCTACGTTCACCACAGAGCGAATGGCATGGGCAGCAGTGGATCAGGATGATCTGTGGTTTGGATTAGATCCAAATCAAAGACATAAAGAGCAGCTATCCAAATGA
- the si:dkey-103j14.5 gene encoding isoaspartyl peptidase/L-asparaginase isoform X1, translating into MAAVIVVHGGAWAIPDELAKASVDGVKAAACEGYSVLKRGGSALDAVETAVRALEDNTVFNAGHGAALNSDGEVELDAIIMDGRTLANGAVSSVKNIANPVTLARAVMEKTSHCMLTSQGANQFAETIGMVTVPTETMVTEYERKEWEKHKNYITGVMEDFNTQWAHDTVGAVAVDFTGNVACATSTGGIRNKMVGRVGDSPIIGSGGYADNLSGAVSCTGHGESIIKVTLARLILSHMEQGKSVADSSQLSLKYMGDRVQGAGGAIVVSPSGEWAATFTTERMAWAAVDQDDLWFGLDPNQRHKEQLSK; encoded by the exons ATGGCGGCAGTCATAGTCGTGCATGGTGGGGCGTGGGCCATTCCTGATGAACTGGCAAAAGCCTCTGTTGATGGAGTTAAGGCTGCAGCATGTGAAGGGTATTCAGTGCTGAAAAGAGGAGGAAGTGCACTGGATGCTGTTGAGACTGCTGTCAGGGCTCTGGAAGATAATACTGTGTTTAATGCAg GGCATGGAGCAGCGCTAAACTCTGATGGAGAAGTGGAGCTGGATGCTATTATCATGGATGGAAGAACCCTTGCTAATGGAGCTGTCTCGTCAGTGAAGAACATTGCCAATCCTGTCACACTGGCACGAGCAGTGATGGAAAAG actTCCCACTGCATGTTGACGAGCCAGGGAGCCAACCAATTTGCAGAAACCATTGGCATGGTGACAGTTCCCACTGAAACAATGGTGACTGAGTATGAGAGGAAAGAATGGGAGAAGCACAAGAATTATATAACAGGTGTAATGGAAGATTTCAACACACAGTG GGCCCATGATACTGTTGGAGCAGTTGCTGTTGACTTTACTGGTAACGTTGCATGTGCAACATCAACTGGGGGGATCAGAAATAAAATGGTCGGCAGAGTCGGAGACTCTCCCATCATTG GTTCTGGAGGATATGCAGACAACCTCAGTGGTGCAGTTTCATGCACTGGCCATGGGGAGTCTATTATTAAAGTCACACTGGCCAGACTCATTCTATCACATATGGAACAAG GTAAATCAGTAGCAGACTCTTCACAGCTGTCTCTTAAATACATGGGGGATCGTGTGCAGGGTGCAGGAGGTGCCATTGTTGTTTCTCCCTCAGGAGAGTGGGCAGCTACGTTCACCACAGAGCGAATGGCATGGGCAGCAGTGGATCAGGATGATCTGTGGTTTGGATTAGATCCAAATCAAAGACATAAAGAGCAGCTATCCAAATGA